TTCCATTCGCCTCGTGGCGGTACGGGCGGATTGCGGTCTAAGGCACGGGTCAGTTCGTCATCCCGTTCCCGCTCACCTCTTAGCCACTGACGAATTGCTGTTTCAATGACCCGACTCGGATCATTGGTTAGGTGATTGATTTGGTCTAATAGCTCTGAATCCAAATGAATA
This Microcoleus sp. AS-A8 DNA region includes the following protein-coding sequences:
- a CDS encoding type II toxin-antitoxin system CcdA family antitoxin, whose protein sequence is MNDHVVHREHSTDKEEISIHLDSELLDQINHLTNDPSRVIETAIRQWLRGERERDDELTRALDRNPPVPPRGEWND